A stretch of Flavobacterium sp. N2270 DNA encodes these proteins:
- a CDS encoding phosphopantetheine-binding protein — translation MSKAEIIEITNGFLVDEFEVDGDLITSEANLKDTLGLDSLDYVDLVVTIEANFGVKLGEADFVGVVSFQDFYDLIENKIKAKV, via the coding sequence ATGAGTAAAGCAGAAATTATAGAGATTACTAATGGATTTTTAGTTGATGAATTTGAGGTTGATGGAGATTTAATTACTTCTGAAGCTAATTTAAAAGATACTTTAGGCTTAGATAGTTTAGATTATGTAGACTTAGTAGTTACAATTGAAGCTAATTTTGGTGTAAAATTAGGTGAAGCAGATTTTGTAGGCGTTGTATCTTTTCAAGATTTTTACGATTTAATTGAAAATAAAATAAAAGCTAAGGTTTAA
- a CDS encoding lipid A biosynthesis acyltransferase — translation MSKWDGKSKGTLLGYKIFVFCIRKLGIKAAYFVLYFVASYYFLFLKKSNQAIFYYFNKRLKYSYFKSKIHVFKSYFTFGQTIIDKTAINAGLRNKFTYEFDGIDILKKLLAEKKGGVLISAHVGNFEIAEHFFAEIDLDCQISLVTTDQEHSVIKNYLESISEKRSTIKFIIVKDDLSHIYDINNALSNNELICFTGDRYFEGVKCLKGNLLGEEANFPAGPFLIASRLQVPVVFVYVMKEDNLHYHLYTKESNAKHRDAQGLLNAYLESVEYILEKYPIQWFNYFDFWDKLN, via the coding sequence ATGAGTAAGTGGGACGGAAAGTCTAAAGGAACACTACTAGGCTATAAAATATTTGTTTTTTGTATTAGGAAGTTAGGAATTAAAGCCGCTTATTTTGTGCTTTACTTTGTAGCCTCCTATTATTTTTTATTCCTTAAAAAGAGTAACCAAGCTATTTTTTATTACTTTAATAAAAGATTAAAATATTCTTATTTTAAATCTAAAATTCATGTCTTTAAAAGTTACTTCACTTTTGGTCAAACAATTATAGACAAAACAGCAATTAATGCAGGTTTAAGAAATAAGTTCACTTACGAATTTGATGGAATAGATATTTTAAAAAAATTATTAGCTGAAAAAAAAGGGGGTGTTTTAATAAGCGCTCATGTTGGTAATTTTGAAATTGCAGAACATTTTTTTGCAGAAATTGATTTAGATTGCCAAATTAGCCTTGTTACTACAGATCAAGAACATTCTGTTATTAAGAATTATTTAGAAAGCATATCTGAAAAAAGATCTACAATTAAATTTATAATTGTCAAAGACGATTTGTCTCACATATATGACATAAACAATGCTTTGTCTAATAACGAACTTATTTGTTTTACAGGCGACAGATATTTTGAAGGGGTAAAATGTTTAAAAGGTAATTTATTAGGTGAAGAAGCTAACTTTCCAGCCGGACCTTTTTTAATTGCTTCTCGTTTGCAAGTTCCTGTTGTTTTTGTTTACGTTATGAAAGAAGATAATTTACATTATCATTTATATACTAAAGAATCAAATGCAAAACATAGAGACGCGCAAGGATTATTAAACGCGTATCTTGAAAGTGTTGAATATATCTTAGAAAAATACCCAATTCAATGGTTTAATTATTTCGATTTTTGGGATAAACTTAATTAA
- a CDS encoding phytoene desaturase family protein yields MKEFDSIIIGSGAGGLVTALCLARAGQKVLVLEQHSVPGGWCHSFTLNGQRFSPGVHYIGLLDEGSSTENLYKSLGVANDLIFFRMNTKGYDHCYIGAEKYDFPAGIENLKSNLIEQFPEEKKNIIEYLNLIQKVNTELQLIPKLKGFWQNITVPFRTKHFGKFGLFTLKRVIDWHIKNPKLKAILNAQCGDHGLPPNKASFLVHCSVMFHYFEGGFYPMGGGGGIVKALTNKIKSYNGIIKTNQSVSKIIVENKKAVGVELENGEQFFAKNIISNADPSTTYLKLIGQENISKKLAKKLHKTKYSVTSLILFLTLDLDVTKYGIDSGNIWKFKDENIDNHFETLTKGNILEGDEFPALFMSCTTLKDPVSFNGRYHNFEVVTYVDYSSFEQFKGSENYQSDEYLVFKERIIQKFLNTVEKVIPTAKEHIVQAELGTPKTNEFYIQSTRGNVYGTEKTLNQVGPFAYKSKTEIENLYLCGASTLSHGVTGASYSGIETAAKILNCHSDDLLINDDSQKITIFDAEDESTWSNFIHQKRADKIRTFKEV; encoded by the coding sequence ATGAAAGAATTTGATTCAATAATTATTGGTTCTGGTGCAGGTGGTTTAGTAACAGCGCTTTGTTTAGCTCGTGCAGGGCAAAAAGTTTTGGTTTTAGAGCAACATAGTGTACCTGGTGGTTGGTGTCATAGTTTTACTCTAAATGGACAGCGTTTTAGTCCTGGTGTGCATTATATTGGTTTATTAGACGAAGGTAGTTCTACCGAAAATTTATATAAAAGTCTTGGTGTTGCAAATGATTTAATTTTCTTTAGAATGAATACTAAAGGCTACGATCATTGTTATATAGGTGCTGAAAAATATGATTTCCCTGCAGGAATTGAAAACCTAAAATCAAACTTAATTGAACAATTTCCTGAAGAAAAGAAAAATATAATTGAGTATTTAAACTTAATACAAAAAGTAAATACCGAACTTCAATTAATACCTAAACTAAAAGGTTTTTGGCAAAATATTACAGTTCCATTTCGAACAAAACATTTTGGTAAATTCGGACTTTTTACACTAAAAAGAGTAATTGATTGGCATATTAAAAATCCTAAGTTAAAGGCAATTTTAAATGCACAATGTGGTGATCACGGTTTACCACCTAATAAAGCTAGTTTTTTGGTTCATTGTTCAGTTATGTTCCATTATTTTGAAGGTGGCTTTTATCCTATGGGTGGCGGCGGCGGTATAGTTAAAGCTTTAACAAACAAAATAAAAAGCTATAACGGAATAATTAAAACCAATCAGTCAGTTTCTAAAATAATAGTAGAAAATAAAAAAGCTGTTGGAGTTGAATTAGAAAATGGGGAACAATTTTTTGCAAAAAATATCATTTCAAATGCTGATCCATCAACAACCTATTTAAAATTAATAGGTCAAGAAAATATCAGTAAAAAATTAGCTAAAAAATTACATAAGACAAAGTATTCGGTTACTTCGTTAATTTTATTTCTAACCTTAGATTTAGATGTGACTAAATACGGAATAGATTCGGGTAATATTTGGAAGTTTAAAGATGAAAATATCGATAATCATTTTGAAACTTTAACGAAAGGAAATATTCTAGAAGGAGATGAATTTCCTGCACTATTTATGAGTTGTACAACACTAAAAGATCCTGTTAGTTTTAACGGAAGATATCATAATTTTGAAGTTGTGACTTATGTTGATTATTCTAGTTTTGAGCAATTTAAAGGTTCTGAGAATTATCAATCTGATGAATATTTAGTTTTTAAAGAACGAATTATTCAAAAGTTTTTAAATACCGTTGAAAAAGTTATTCCTACAGCAAAAGAACATATTGTTCAAGCAGAATTAGGCACACCAAAAACAAACGAATTTTATATACAATCTACAAGAGGAAATGTTTATGGAACTGAAAAAACATTAAATCAAGTAGGTCCATTTGCTTACAAAAGCAAAACAGAAATTGAAAATTTATATTTGTGTGGAGCTAGTACATTATCTCACGGTGTTACTGGTGCTAGCTATTCTGGAATTGAAACTGCGGCTAAAATTTTAAATTGCCATTCTGATGATCTTTTAATTAATGACGATTCACAAAAAATCACCATATTTGATGCTGAAGACGAATCAACATGGAGTAATTTTATTCATCAAAAAAGAGCTGATAAAATAAGAACGTTCAAAGAAGTTTAA
- a CDS encoding dialkylrecorsinol condensing enzyme DarA yields the protein MKNILVVYYTQSGQLEDIVKSITKPFQQEDEVSITYYQIKMENEFPFPWSKTAFFDAFPESFLQKEAAIVPPSQDILSKKYDLVLLGYQVWYLSPSIPINSFLKSSFAKNILNNVPVITIIGCRNMWVMAQEKMKELLKSTNSKLVGNIALVDRSINHISVITIVQWMFTGVKKKYLGIFPKPGVSDKDIQEASKFGAIIKKHLKNSHFEGLQNDLVKENAVMIHPFLVEMDTKANKMFKIWANFIINRKKSRNLLLKAFNIYLLVAIWLISPIVYILHLLLYPFKMNKIKKQTAYFKGV from the coding sequence ATGAAAAATATTTTAGTGGTTTATTACACACAATCTGGGCAATTAGAAGATATTGTTAAAAGTATTACAAAGCCTTTTCAGCAAGAAGATGAAGTTTCGATAACGTATTACCAAATTAAAATGGAAAATGAATTTCCTTTTCCGTGGTCAAAAACTGCCTTTTTTGATGCTTTTCCTGAGTCCTTTTTACAAAAAGAAGCCGCTATAGTTCCTCCTTCTCAAGATATTCTTTCAAAGAAGTATGATTTAGTTTTGTTAGGTTATCAAGTATGGTATTTGTCGCCTTCAATTCCTATTAATTCATTTTTAAAAAGCTCTTTTGCTAAAAATATTTTAAACAATGTTCCGGTAATAACTATTATTGGCTGTAGAAATATGTGGGTAATGGCTCAAGAAAAAATGAAAGAATTACTTAAATCAACAAATTCAAAATTGGTGGGTAATATTGCATTGGTAGATAGAAGTATTAATCACATAAGTGTTATTACAATAGTTCAGTGGATGTTCACAGGTGTAAAAAAGAAATATTTAGGAATTTTTCCTAAACCAGGTGTTTCTGATAAAGATATTCAAGAGGCTTCAAAATTTGGTGCAATTATAAAAAAACATCTTAAAAATAGCCACTTTGAAGGTCTACAAAACGATTTAGTGAAAGAAAATGCAGTAATGATTCATCCGTTTTTAGTAGAAATGGACACCAAAGCAAATAAAATGTTTAAAATTTGGGCTAATTTTATTATTAATCGTAAAAAGTCAAGAAATCTACTATTAAAAGCATTTAATATTTATTTATTAGTAGCAATTTGGTTAATTTCGCCAATTGTCTATATATTGCATCTTTTGTTGTATCCATTTAAGATGAATAAAATTAAAAAACAAACTGCTTACTTTAAAGGAGTTTAA
- a CDS encoding beta-ketoacyl-ACP synthase III — MFEVYITRSGKFLPNNAISNDEMETLLGLINDSASKARRIILRNNGITSRYYAIDSKGNPTHTNADLANNAINTLFDAEFTSKNVELLSCGTSTPDHLLPSHAAMVHGLMKNQSVELNSSSGVCNAGMNALKFGYLSIKAGNTNNAVCSGSERVSTWMQANKYENEIVNLKKLEEQPIIAFKKDFLRWMLSDGAAAFLLENKPRGEKSLRIEWMEAYSYAHELETCMYAGGDKLEDGSIKPWSDYSSNEWLSQSVFSIKQDVKLLDEHILVKGAESMKNALTKNNIKAEEITYFLPHVSSHYFVKGLYEALKNEGVEVPMDKWFMNLKYVGNVGSASIYLMLEELMNTNKLKKGDKVLLSVPESGRFSYSYAYLTVC; from the coding sequence ATGTTTGAAGTTTACATAACCAGATCAGGGAAATTTTTACCTAATAACGCTATTTCAAATGATGAAATGGAAACTCTTTTAGGGCTAATTAATGATTCTGCCTCAAAAGCCAGGAGAATTATTCTTAGAAATAACGGAATTACTTCAAGATATTATGCGATAGACAGTAAAGGAAATCCTACGCATACTAATGCAGATTTAGCAAATAATGCTATAAATACTCTTTTTGATGCTGAATTTACATCAAAAAATGTAGAATTACTTTCATGTGGTACTTCAACTCCAGATCACTTGTTGCCTTCTCATGCAGCAATGGTTCATGGATTAATGAAAAATCAATCTGTTGAATTAAACTCTTCTTCAGGGGTTTGTAATGCAGGTATGAATGCTTTAAAATTTGGATATTTATCTATAAAAGCAGGAAATACCAATAATGCAGTTTGTTCTGGTTCTGAAAGAGTTTCAACTTGGATGCAAGCTAATAAATATGAAAATGAAATCGTAAACCTTAAAAAATTAGAAGAGCAACCTATAATTGCATTTAAAAAAGATTTTTTAAGATGGATGTTATCAGATGGTGCAGCAGCATTTTTGTTAGAGAATAAACCTAGAGGAGAAAAATCATTACGAATAGAATGGATGGAAGCTTATTCATACGCACATGAGTTAGAAACATGTATGTATGCAGGTGGAGACAAATTAGAGGATGGAAGTATTAAACCTTGGAGTGATTATAGTTCAAATGAATGGCTTTCGCAATCTGTTTTTTCAATAAAACAAGATGTGAAACTTTTAGATGAACATATATTAGTTAAAGGTGCAGAAAGCATGAAAAATGCACTTACTAAGAACAATATAAAAGCAGAAGAAATTACATATTTCTTACCTCATGTTTCATCTCATTACTTTGTGAAAGGTTTATATGAAGCTTTAAAAAATGAAGGTGTTGAAGTACCAATGGATAAATGGTTCATGAACTTGAAATATGTTGGAAACGTAGGTTCAGCTTCAATTTATTTAATGTTAGAAGAGTTAATGAATACTAATAAACTTAAAAAAGGAGATAAAGTTTTACTTTCTGTTCCAGAAAGTGGAAGATTCTCTTACTCATATGCTTATTTAACTGTTTGTTAA
- a CDS encoding ABC transporter permease, which produces MEKYENIIDIKNFLPHRKPMLMVDFIYELTDTNVKTVFEIKNDNLFVENDVFAEVGLVENAAQTCSAIVGQSFFLDDNQDVKEGVEVIGFISGIKKAKVYSLPKLGDAIKTKAVLASRFDADGYSICTMSCLTYNKGVLVFEAEINLFIQEKK; this is translated from the coding sequence ATGGAAAAGTACGAAAACATTATTGATATCAAGAACTTTTTACCGCATAGAAAACCTATGTTAATGGTAGATTTTATTTATGAGTTAACAGATACAAATGTAAAAACAGTTTTTGAAATTAAAAATGACAACCTTTTTGTTGAAAATGATGTTTTCGCCGAAGTTGGTTTAGTAGAAAATGCTGCTCAAACTTGCTCTGCAATTGTTGGGCAATCTTTTTTTTTAGATGACAACCAAGATGTTAAAGAAGGAGTAGAAGTAATTGGTTTTATTAGCGGTATCAAAAAAGCTAAAGTTTATAGTTTACCTAAGTTAGGAGATGCAATTAAAACAAAAGCGGTTTTAGCTTCTCGATTTGATGCCGACGGTTATAGTATTTGTACCATGAGTTGTTTAACGTACAATAAGGGAGTACTTGTTTTTGAAGCTGAAATAAATTTATTTATCCAAGAAAAAAAATAA
- a CDS encoding BtrH N-terminal domain-containing protein, with product MQTNFTHHQSAHCENGVASNLLKFHGINISEPMVFGIGSGLFYFYLPFLKVNHAPAISYRPMPGSIFNKAAKRLGIKVKRVKFSNNNQAQKALEENLNNNIPSGLQVGVYNLTYFPDEYRFHFNAHNLVVYGKENNTFLISDPVMETVTTLTEKELEKVRFAKGALAPKGQMYFPIDIPAHINWENAIKKGIKNTCNDMLAPVPIVGINAMEWVAKDMRKWPAKKGVKVANHYLAQMVRMQEEIGTGGGGFRFIYAAFLQEAAVILKNDKLKELSAEMTIIGDMWRDFAVNAARVYKNRSNQTDVYNALADELLVIAAKEETFFKNLKKAI from the coding sequence ATGCAAACTAATTTTACACATCATCAATCTGCTCATTGTGAAAATGGAGTTGCTTCAAATCTTTTGAAATTCCATGGCATAAATATTAGTGAACCTATGGTTTTTGGTATTGGTTCTGGTTTGTTTTATTTCTATTTACCTTTTTTAAAAGTTAATCATGCGCCAGCAATTAGTTACCGACCAATGCCCGGTTCTATTTTTAATAAAGCAGCAAAAAGATTAGGTATTAAAGTTAAAAGAGTAAAGTTTTCAAACAATAATCAAGCACAAAAAGCATTAGAAGAAAATCTAAATAATAATATTCCATCAGGCTTACAAGTTGGTGTTTACAATCTGACTTATTTTCCTGACGAATATCGTTTTCATTTTAATGCTCATAATTTAGTAGTTTACGGAAAAGAAAATAATACTTTCTTAATCAGTGACCCCGTCATGGAAACGGTTACTACTTTAACAGAAAAAGAATTGGAAAAAGTACGTTTCGCTAAAGGAGCATTAGCTCCTAAAGGACAAATGTATTTTCCAATTGATATACCAGCCCATATAAATTGGGAAAATGCAATCAAAAAAGGAATAAAAAATACGTGTAACGACATGTTAGCTCCTGTTCCAATTGTAGGGATAAACGCAATGGAATGGGTAGCAAAAGATATGAGAAAATGGCCAGCTAAAAAAGGTGTAAAAGTGGCAAATCATTATTTAGCACAAATGGTTCGAATGCAAGAAGAAATTGGAACTGGCGGTGGAGGTTTTCGATTTATTTATGCTGCTTTTTTACAAGAAGCTGCAGTTATTCTAAAAAATGATAAACTTAAAGAACTTTCTGCAGAAATGACAATTATTGGTGATATGTGGAGAGATTTTGCAGTAAATGCAGCTCGTGTTTATAAAAACAGAAGCAATCAAACAGATGTATATAATGCTTTGGCAGATGAACTTTTAGTTATTGCTGCTAAAGAAGAAACGTTTTTTAAAAACCTTAAAAAAGCAATTTAA
- a CDS encoding ABC transporter ATP-binding protein — MNEPIIQIQKLYKKYKEADDFSVNDLSLVVERKEIYGLLGPNGAGKTTLISMLCGLIKPTSGSFTINNLSYHKNANDIKKIIGVVPQEYALYPTLTAKENLLYFGSMYGLKGKNLHNKVNEALEHLGLLKFANKQIETFSGGMKRRVNLIAGILHNPTILFLDEPTVGVDVQSKNVIIDYLKHLNENGTTIIYTSHHLTEAQDFCTKIAIIDRGKIYAEGTAKELIASTQNATNLEDVFISLTGKELRDAI, encoded by the coding sequence ATGAACGAACCAATAATTCAAATTCAAAAACTTTATAAAAAGTATAAAGAAGCAGATGATTTTTCGGTAAACGATTTAAGTTTGGTTGTTGAGAGAAAAGAAATCTACGGATTATTAGGTCCAAATGGTGCAGGAAAAACTACTCTAATTTCTATGTTATGCGGTTTAATTAAACCAACTTCAGGAAGTTTTACAATCAATAATCTTTCGTACCATAAAAATGCAAATGATATTAAAAAAATAATTGGTGTTGTTCCGCAAGAATATGCTTTGTATCCAACATTAACAGCAAAAGAAAACTTGTTGTATTTTGGAAGTATGTACGGATTAAAAGGTAAAAATTTACATAATAAAGTTAATGAAGCTCTAGAACATTTAGGCTTACTTAAATTTGCCAATAAACAAATTGAAACTTTTTCTGGCGGAATGAAACGTAGGGTAAATTTAATTGCCGGAATTCTACATAATCCAACTATTTTGTTTTTAGATGAACCAACAGTTGGAGTTGATGTGCAGTCTAAAAACGTAATTATCGATTACTTAAAACATTTAAACGAAAACGGAACAACGATAATTTATACTTCACATCATTTAACGGAAGCGCAAGACTTTTGTACTAAAATAGCCATTATTGATAGAGGTAAAATTTATGCCGAAGGAACAGCTAAAGAATTAATTGCTTCAACTCAAAATGCGACTAATTTAGAAGATGTTTTTATTTCATTAACAGGTAAAGAACTTCGCGATGCTATATAA
- a CDS encoding ABC transporter permease, whose product MLYKFLMSVYKEVLLLKRDFGGLVILFVMPLVLIVTITLIQDSTFKTVSDSKIPILLIDNDNDVISNSVKDNLAQSGSFDIITQIDNTNITEEIAKNAVFKGKYQLAIIIPENLSSDLQLKVNQNVDKITANFGLTEDTIVPQQHLNPKEIKLYFDPAAQLSFKNGVKNGIDKMISKIETKSIYETFQEQLGEGDEPIFSQENFITFKEIVPRVNNEEIKPNSVQHNVPAWTLFAIFFIIVPLSINIVKEKSQGTMIRLITNPVPYAVLLAGKTATYLLICIIQFFLMIAVGIYLFPYLDLPILDVSGKMFLMTVVAIFSGLAAIGLGILLGTIAKTQEQSAPFGATSVVILAAIGGVWVPVFAMPKVMQFVSNISPMNWGLNAFYDVLLRNGSIIDILPELFYLLLFFTITITIAIVYDKKKRAV is encoded by the coding sequence ATGCTATATAAATTCCTAATGTCGGTCTATAAAGAAGTCCTTTTGTTAAAAAGAGATTTTGGAGGTTTGGTTATCTTATTTGTAATGCCATTGGTTCTTATTGTAACTATAACTTTAATACAAGACAGTACATTTAAAACCGTTTCAGATAGTAAAATTCCAATTTTATTAATTGATAACGATAACGATGTAATTTCAAATAGTGTAAAAGATAATTTAGCGCAAAGTGGCTCATTTGATATCATTACACAAATTGATAATACAAATATTACAGAAGAAATTGCAAAAAATGCAGTTTTTAAAGGAAAATACCAATTAGCAATTATAATACCAGAAAATCTGAGTTCTGATTTACAATTAAAAGTAAATCAAAATGTAGATAAAATTACGGCAAATTTCGGATTAACCGAAGATACAATTGTGCCACAACAACATTTAAATCCAAAAGAAATTAAACTATATTTTGATCCTGCGGCTCAATTATCGTTTAAAAACGGAGTTAAAAATGGTATTGATAAAATGATTTCTAAAATTGAAACAAAATCAATTTATGAAACTTTTCAAGAACAACTTGGTGAAGGAGATGAACCTATTTTTTCGCAAGAAAACTTCATCACTTTTAAAGAAATTGTTCCCAGAGTGAATAATGAAGAGATTAAACCAAATTCGGTACAGCACAATGTTCCTGCTTGGACTTTGTTTGCTATTTTCTTTATAATTGTTCCACTTTCAATTAATATAGTAAAAGAAAAAAGCCAAGGTACAATGATTCGTTTAATTACAAATCCGGTTCCTTATGCAGTTCTTTTAGCGGGTAAAACGGCGACCTATTTGTTAATTTGTATCATACAGTTTTTCTTAATGATAGCTGTTGGAATTTATTTATTTCCTTATTTAGACTTACCTATTTTAGACGTAAGTGGAAAAATGTTTTTAATGACGGTTGTAGCTATTTTTTCAGGTTTAGCAGCAATAGGATTAGGAATTTTATTAGGTACAATAGCAAAAACACAAGAACAATCGGCTCCATTTGGTGCAACTTCTGTAGTAATATTAGCTGCAATTGGTGGTGTTTGGGTTCCTGTTTTTGCAATGCCAAAAGTAATGCAGTTTGTTTCAAATATTTCTCCAATGAATTGGGGATTAAACGCATTTTACGACGTATTACTACGTAATGGAAGTATTATAGATATACTTCCCGAATTATTTTATTTACTTTTGTTTTTTACAATTACAATTACAATTGCCATAGTTTATGATAAAAAGAAAAGAGCAGTATAA
- a CDS encoding acyl-CoA thioesterase, which yields MIKRKEQYNEASHLTVSKDIRVRFNETDPLGIVWHGYYITYFEDGREAFGRDHGISYLDVHKYGYTTPIVKSICEHKLSLRYGDVARIETTIVDTPAAKMIFKYTIYDSNNEVACTGETVQVFVDGNGVLSLNNPPFYEEWKRKVGLLK from the coding sequence ATGATAAAAAGAAAAGAGCAGTATAACGAAGCCAGTCATTTAACAGTATCAAAAGATATTCGAGTACGTTTTAACGAAACAGATCCTTTAGGAATTGTTTGGCACGGCTATTATATTACTTATTTTGAAGATGGAAGAGAAGCTTTTGGAAGAGATCACGGAATTTCTTATTTAGACGTGCATAAATATGGTTATACAACTCCTATTGTAAAGTCTATTTGCGAACATAAATTATCTTTGCGTTATGGCGATGTTGCACGTATTGAAACCACTATTGTAGATACGCCTGCAGCAAAAATGATATTTAAATATACAATTTACGATAGTAATAATGAAGTGGCTTGTACTGGAGAAACAGTTCAAGTTTTTGTTGATGGTAACGGAGTTTTGTCACTTAATAATCCGCCATTTTATGAAGAATGGAAGCGTAAAGTTGGATTACTAAAATAA